The sequence below is a genomic window from Anaerocolumna chitinilytica.
TTTCACCTTTTAATGCAAACCGCCTGATAATTCAGGAAGACATAAAAAGGCGTGAGAAGATTTCTTCTCAGGTATTTCCGGAATACGGCTTTGCCCTGCTTCACTCCAGAACAAGGGGAGTGGTCAAACCTAATTTCTCTCTCTGCGTTACGAAGGACAGAACTCCTTTTGCTGATAATTATTTTAAAGGGATACGGGCGGTTGTCATTATGCTGATTCCGGAAGATGATGAAGCGAAAGTGAATGGAGATATTATGGGGTATGTCAGCAGTCAGTTGATTGAAGACGGAGAGTTCTTAAGACTTATTTTTACCGGTGAACAGGAAAGGGTCAAGGAGTATCTGGAAAAGATTCTGCGTCAGTATTTTAAGCAATACCTGGAGACAGTCTGAAAAAATTATGTGAAATAGACCTACAAGAAAGAAGTAAGAAAATGTCTTCATAGTATGATGACAAAGTCATATTTGCTTTCATTGAACAGCCATACGGGAAGGCTTATAATAAAAACAGAAACAGTTCATACAGGAAAGGATTGAGTGCAGTGGGATTATTATTAAAAGAAAATATTGAGATTAATTGTATAGCTAGACCCAAGGAACAGGTAATCCGTGATATCGGTAAGAAATTATGTGACAGCGGATATGTTGAGGAAAATTACATTGAAGCAATGCTTCTAAGAGAAGAATCATTTTCTACAAACATTGGTAATGGAATTGCTCTCCCCCATGGTGTAGAAGCAGCCAAAAAGACGATT
It includes:
- a CDS encoding PTS sugar transporter subunit IIA translates to MGLLLKENIEINCIARPKEQVIRDIGKKLCDSGYVEENYIEAMLLREESFSTNIGNGIALPHGVEAAKKTIKKSGIAVMVFPEGTDWGSEKVKLIIAVAGIGEEHLEILSNIAEKLSDIENVIRVINSSVDEIYEILTEK